TCGTCTCTCCCTGCAGCGAGTAAAATATTTCGGTCAGGCGAAGCGTGTCAGATTTCATGCAGTCAGTAGCGCAGGTTTATGGCAATAGCAATGGTATTGCTACTAAGGATAGTTGAGACGCAAAAACTCACGCGCCTTATTAACCAGGCTCTGCTTCGCGGCGGCTTGATCGAATTGATAACGCTCAATTACATCCTGCAGCTGCTGTTTCGCTGCACTCTGCTCGCCTAATTGAAATTTGGATAGAGCTTGGTAGTAGGCAGCGTCGGCTGCACGTTTAT
This Pseudomonadales bacterium DNA region includes the following protein-coding sequences:
- a CDS encoding tetratricopeptide repeat protein, whose protein sequence is LPNSYYWLGRLQAQSDEHSQASASFAEILAQFPDDKRAADAAYYQALSKFQLGEQSAAKQQLQDVIERYQFDQAAAKQSLVNKAREFLRLNYP